A genomic region of Deinococcus betulae contains the following coding sequences:
- the mads7 gene encoding methylation-associated defense system protein MAD7 gives MSLTLTKTDKDFVYSKVTLMDFKPVSMERVLVSFLARLRNNGNTSTVIRREGVELTIPGLVEEYLNNPELFEGFQEHRDVVLSWFETHLVDIVNRGKKNAALASPRPLHGYVYRFRNAKYSKVYGIDRQLYELLSSAGREGQLALSSLRAFFFPEEDPMTGAATRQASLVDVETETLQYLKDQVKRDTATKDREMNFKPLCYVAPKVLAEDISRLLAYRNHVPRSVMVEYLVTLLGFHLGLYLLRMIHVVPRMVEARGELGLCGHGDRCRCRQSMLVDVAGLPRTSMARLAQQSMQNHIDQIPVFIRANFAARKLEDYAAQLRKTRGLTLESLNDVLRLSHDQFMPDREGYFQNRLGRLLDDQPEDELPPEQHRLLQLATSNMDKYLELIVFERSDYHRKFVQNAIDSFFFKNSASALIVQPSGFGAPRRFVLGGRILEVLLQIMLLKPGGQYGFHTGPLRFTELLDELRERYGIFIDRLPEELGDASVSDHAALRGNIDAMKVRLRELGFYRDLSDASATQFVTPRYTVAKTGRSKGTA, from the coding sequence ATGTCACTGACCCTGACGAAAACCGACAAGGACTTTGTGTACAGCAAGGTCACCCTCATGGACTTCAAGCCCGTCTCCATGGAACGTGTGCTGGTCTCCTTCCTGGCTCGACTGCGCAACAACGGCAACACCAGCACTGTGATTCGGCGTGAAGGCGTCGAGCTCACGATTCCAGGACTGGTGGAGGAGTATCTGAACAACCCGGAGCTGTTCGAGGGATTTCAGGAACACAGAGACGTCGTGCTGAGTTGGTTCGAAACCCACCTCGTGGACATCGTGAACCGCGGCAAGAAGAACGCCGCGTTGGCCTCCCCCCGTCCCCTGCACGGGTACGTCTACCGGTTCCGCAATGCGAAGTACTCCAAGGTTTATGGCATCGACCGGCAGCTCTACGAACTGCTGTCCTCCGCTGGCCGGGAGGGGCAGCTGGCCTTGAGTTCCCTGCGGGCCTTCTTCTTCCCTGAGGAAGACCCCATGACCGGTGCAGCGACCCGCCAAGCGTCTCTGGTGGACGTTGAAACGGAAACGCTGCAGTATCTCAAAGATCAGGTCAAGCGCGACACGGCGACGAAAGACCGCGAGATGAACTTCAAGCCGCTCTGCTACGTGGCTCCCAAGGTGCTGGCGGAGGATATCTCCCGGCTGTTGGCATACCGGAACCATGTGCCGCGCAGTGTGATGGTCGAGTACCTAGTCACCTTACTGGGGTTCCACCTGGGCCTGTACCTGCTGCGCATGATTCACGTGGTGCCCCGCATGGTGGAAGCCCGAGGGGAGCTGGGGCTCTGCGGCCACGGTGACCGCTGCCGTTGTCGCCAATCCATGCTCGTTGACGTGGCCGGCCTGCCGAGAACCAGCATGGCCCGGTTAGCACAACAGAGCATGCAAAACCATATCGATCAGATTCCTGTGTTCATCCGCGCCAACTTCGCGGCCCGCAAACTGGAAGATTACGCTGCCCAGCTCCGTAAAACGCGGGGCCTGACGCTCGAGAGCCTCAATGACGTGCTGCGCCTTAGCCACGACCAGTTCATGCCGGACCGAGAAGGCTATTTCCAGAATCGGCTGGGGCGCCTGCTGGACGATCAGCCCGAAGATGAGCTGCCGCCGGAGCAGCACCGGCTGCTGCAACTGGCCACCTCCAATATGGACAAGTATCTGGAGCTGATTGTGTTTGAACGGTCGGACTATCATCGGAAATTCGTACAGAATGCCATTGACTCGTTCTTCTTTAAGAACTCGGCTTCGGCTTTGATTGTCCAGCCCAGTGGCTTTGGCGCGCCCAGACGCTTCGTGCTCGGAGGGCGAATCCTTGAAGTGCTTCTGCAGATCATGCTGCTCAAACCTGGTGGTCAGTACGGTTTCCATACGGGGCCGCTGCGCTTCACAGAGCTTCTGGATGAACTCCGGGAACGCTACGGCATTTTCATTGACCGGCTCCCAGAGGAACTGGGCGACGCCAGCGTGAGTGATCACGCGGCCCTGCGCGGGAATATCGACGCCATGAAGGTCCGGCTGCGCGAGCTGGGCTTCTACCGCGACCTGTCGGACGCCAGCGCCACCCAGTTCGTCACGCCGCGCTACACCGTGGCCAAGACGGGCCGCTCGAAAGGGACCGCATGA